Proteins encoded within one genomic window of Deinococcus hopiensis KR-140:
- a CDS encoding winged helix-turn-helix domain-containing protein, whose protein sequence is MVSRPLAKVVDDLLSIEALELHPQLRLCLYTGHEVHLSPKEFELLLFLTRDPGRVYSREDLEREVWHGALLPGSNTLHVHVGNLRHKLRDVNGDGLIRTLRGSGYAFSPSS, encoded by the coding sequence TTGGTCAGTAGACCTCTTGCGAAAGTCGTGGACGACCTGCTCTCCATTGAGGCGCTGGAATTGCATCCACAACTCCGGCTGTGCCTCTATACGGGCCATGAGGTCCACCTCTCTCCCAAGGAGTTTGAGTTGCTGCTCTTCCTGACCCGTGATCCTGGGCGGGTGTACTCCCGAGAAGACCTGGAACGCGAGGTCTGGCACGGCGCTCTACTGCCAGGGTCCAACACGCTACACGTTCATGTCGGGAACCTCCGCCACAAGTTGCGTGATGTAAACGGAGACGGACTGATCCGAACCCTGCGGGGCAGTGGGTACGCTTTCAGCCCCTCCTCCTGA
- a CDS encoding DUF3105 domain-containing protein, which produces MSPSNKKSNRQSSKNKTNREKLAAAQRQAKIRAAAVVGGLLAVVVGGTVAWTAVNRLDGVTSYRYLGSVHQTEPVKYAESPPVGGPHNPTWLNCGVYTKPVEDDLAVHSLEHGAVWITYRADLPEAQRRTLEQLVDGRTYTLLSPYPGLKEAVVISAWNRQLRASDANDPRLAKFLAKFEQGTQAPERGAPCSGGVTGA; this is translated from the coding sequence ATGAGTCCATCCAACAAAAAATCCAATCGTCAATCCTCCAAAAACAAAACCAACAGGGAGAAACTCGCTGCTGCTCAACGCCAGGCGAAGATTCGTGCGGCCGCGGTCGTTGGCGGCCTTCTCGCCGTCGTGGTGGGCGGCACGGTCGCCTGGACCGCCGTCAACCGCCTCGACGGCGTCACCAGCTACCGCTATCTGGGCTCCGTTCACCAGACGGAGCCTGTGAAGTACGCTGAATCTCCCCCGGTAGGTGGGCCGCACAACCCGACCTGGCTGAACTGTGGGGTCTACACCAAGCCCGTTGAGGACGATCTCGCCGTCCACTCTTTGGAGCACGGCGCCGTATGGATCACCTACCGGGCGGACCTCCCAGAAGCGCAACGACGCACCCTGGAGCAATTGGTGGACGGCCGGACGTATACGCTGCTCTCACCCTACCCAGGCCTCAAGGAAGCGGTGGTGATCAGCGCGTGGAACCGACAATTGCGGGCCTCAGATGCGAATGACCCACGCCTCGCGAAGTTCCTGGCGAAGTTCGAGCAAGGCACGCAGGCACCTGAGCGCGGTGCGCCTTGTAGCGGTGGGGTCACCGGCGCGTAA
- a CDS encoding YqhA family protein produces the protein MTPPEPNAVKQADRLVGPFRFVAVLGVLSSITLSTLLFLSAAVRVFRLAAQELNHLGEEESLHTLVLAAVEQADILLIATALLIVGFGLYGLFVNAIANLPHWLRISSVDELKSKLLGVVVVALAVRFFAVAYERSDSSDLLVLGEAIGVVVLALAAFSFAHTAIHGSSHRDGQEE, from the coding sequence ATGACGCCCCCCGAACCCAACGCAGTGAAGCAAGCCGACCGCCTCGTCGGCCCGTTCCGTTTCGTCGCGGTGCTGGGGGTACTGTCCAGCATTACCCTCTCAACGCTCCTGTTCCTGTCTGCCGCCGTACGTGTCTTTCGTCTGGCCGCACAGGAACTCAACCATCTGGGCGAGGAGGAATCGCTGCACACCCTGGTCCTGGCGGCCGTCGAACAGGCCGACATCCTGTTGATCGCCACCGCCCTGCTGATCGTGGGGTTCGGCTTATACGGCCTGTTCGTGAATGCCATCGCCAATCTGCCCCACTGGTTACGCATCTCCAGCGTCGACGAACTCAAAAGCAAACTGCTTGGCGTGGTGGTCGTTGCCCTGGCCGTGCGCTTCTTCGCGGTGGCCTACGAGCGCTCGGACTCCAGCGACCTGCTGGTGCTCGGCGAAGCCATCGGGGTGGTCGTGCTGGCGCTGGCTGCTTTTAGCTTCGCTCACACCGCCATCCACGGCTCATCCCACCGGGACGGGCAAGAAGAGTGA
- a CDS encoding SDR family oxidoreductase produces MIAVTGATGHLGRLTLQALLQRGVPASNLVALVRNPEKAADLAAQGIQVRQADYHQPESLTAALQGVEKLLLVSTSDFHDRAGQHRNVVEAAKSAGVRLLAYTSILGADRTPMLLAGDHNATEVIIRESGLPYTFLRNGWYTENYTGTLAQTLEQGAILGAAGDGHFTPATRQDYAEAAAAVLTTEGHEHKTYELGGDEVITMTDLAAELSRQSGKTVTYHNLPAEEYSRTLVGFGVPEGMAGILADSDTGIARGDLATNSGDLRRLIGRPTTSLANALKAALDA; encoded by the coding sequence CGGCGCCACCGGCCATCTCGGCCGCCTCACCCTCCAAGCTCTCCTTCAACGGGGCGTTCCCGCGAGCAACCTCGTCGCCCTCGTGCGCAACCCTGAGAAAGCTGCAGACCTTGCCGCTCAGGGGATTCAGGTTCGCCAGGCCGACTACCACCAGCCTGAAAGCCTCACTGCGGCGCTTCAGGGCGTTGAGAAACTCCTCCTGGTCTCGACCAGCGACTTCCATGACCGCGCTGGTCAGCACCGCAACGTCGTGGAAGCGGCCAAATCGGCTGGTGTGCGTCTCCTCGCCTACACCAGCATTCTGGGTGCCGACCGCACCCCGATGCTGCTGGCCGGTGACCACAACGCCACGGAAGTCATCATCCGGGAGTCTGGCCTGCCGTACACGTTCCTGCGCAACGGCTGGTACACCGAGAACTACACCGGCACCCTCGCGCAGACCCTGGAGCAGGGTGCGATCCTCGGTGCGGCGGGCGACGGGCACTTCACACCGGCCACCCGTCAGGATTACGCGGAGGCTGCTGCCGCTGTCCTGACAACCGAAGGCCACGAGCACAAGACGTACGAGCTCGGTGGGGACGAAGTCATCACCATGACAGACCTCGCGGCAGAACTCAGTCGTCAAAGCGGAAAGACCGTCACGTACCACAACCTCCCCGCGGAGGAGTACAGCCGAACCCTGGTGGGCTTCGGCGTTCCTGAGGGCATGGCCGGCATCCTGGCCGACTCGGACACCGGCATCGCTCGGGGAGACCTCGCCACGAACAGCGGTGATCTGCGCCGCCTGATTGGCCGCCCCACCACGTCCCTCGCCAACGCGCTCAAAGCAGCCCTGGACGCGTAA
- a CDS encoding ABC transporter substrate-binding protein produces the protein MTRTLIHLTSILLLSSTAALAQTASTLERDSDNLTIPELYQAALKEGGTLQVLAGGDELNQQDGTVQAFKSAFPGVDVKITVDLSKYHEGRIDQQLASKNVYTDVALLQTLHDFDRWKSEGALLPYKPVGWDHIAPKFKDPDGAYTGMLIFSFSNISNVAATPADQAPLDALDYLDPKWKGKIVLVYPNDDDAVLYQFYKIIQKHGWTYMNRLLAQDVRWVRGSATPIKPLLQEPGTVTFTAAFPLLPQPNLPLRFNVPRTDSFLTWAQTAAIFKDAQHPATAKLFLSFLLSKEFQANAPFWPIRDDVATPQGWKPLAEYNTDHTDFQAFMRDRATVERFRFQIERYIGPAQGPSPLIDGR, from the coding sequence ATGACCCGCACTCTGATCCACCTCACGTCCATCCTTCTACTGAGCAGCACGGCCGCCCTCGCCCAAACGGCTTCCACCCTGGAACGTGACAGCGACAACCTGACCATTCCCGAGCTGTATCAGGCCGCCCTCAAGGAAGGGGGCACCCTTCAGGTGCTGGCCGGCGGCGACGAACTCAACCAGCAGGACGGCACCGTTCAGGCCTTCAAATCGGCCTTTCCTGGTGTAGACGTCAAGATCACGGTCGACCTCAGCAAGTACCACGAGGGACGAATCGACCAGCAGCTGGCGTCCAAGAACGTATACACCGACGTGGCCCTACTCCAGACGCTCCACGACTTCGACCGCTGGAAGTCCGAGGGTGCCCTGCTCCCCTACAAGCCCGTCGGCTGGGACCATATCGCCCCGAAGTTCAAGGACCCTGACGGTGCCTACACCGGGATGCTCATCTTCAGCTTCTCAAACATCTCAAACGTGGCCGCCACCCCCGCAGATCAAGCGCCCCTTGATGCCCTGGACTACCTCGATCCGAAATGGAAGGGCAAGATCGTCCTGGTCTACCCCAACGATGACGACGCGGTGCTGTACCAGTTCTACAAGATCATTCAGAAGCACGGCTGGACGTACATGAATCGGTTGCTGGCTCAGGACGTCCGCTGGGTGCGTGGCTCTGCCACGCCCATCAAGCCGCTGCTCCAGGAACCCGGAACGGTGACCTTTACCGCCGCTTTCCCCCTTCTCCCCCAACCCAACCTGCCCCTGCGCTTCAACGTTCCGCGTACGGATTCCTTCCTGACTTGGGCGCAGACAGCCGCCATTTTCAAAGATGCCCAGCATCCCGCGACAGCGAAACTGTTCCTGTCGTTCCTGCTCAGTAAGGAATTCCAGGCAAACGCTCCCTTCTGGCCTATCCGCGATGACGTTGCCACGCCCCAGGGTTGGAAGCCTCTGGCGGAATACAACACCGACCACACGGACTTCCAGGCCTTCATGCGTGACCGCGCCACCGTCGAACGCTTCCGCTTCCAGATCGAACGCTACATCGGCCCCGCCCAGGGTCCCTCCCCTCTGATCGACGGGCGTTAA
- a CDS encoding type IV secretory system conjugative DNA transfer family protein, with amino-acid sequence MIVNYSRFFMRYLLALGVFWVVAYLLLSQQPALALATLILGGVFVYAFKDSKQQVRYNAHFATPQEIRPLTRNVLEGDGVLLGFAYKQPLAVRPGLAGKKEIGHFLWIGPSRSGKGLSIASNLYHWEGSAIVVDIKGEIAEQTAGYREEVLGQQVFIINPSSGEKSHQYDPFLELETDEQIFSAALAFMNPDSDGDNAIFAQRASSALAAIIKAAKVQGFPVIPTLDAMLYHPQGLPGAAITLHKLGHPQITKWLNAFLSKDPDKMDWDAASGDRFLNNSWQRLITAASYLTTEGVMHMTGGSDFVAADLMRERTTVYLVFRESELALNLPLFNLVIDAIFRSIMRQYDLDKNLKGQKLLAVFDEAFRARPNLLPEYAATVAGRGIYMCVYVQSIAQITDIWGKEGKTSIMENIHTKVFLPAVDRSEVDKEGTSSFVAASCGKYMVEDRGIAKGEHQHELNSNVRLTEKELISASEFAMLEVGQSVVLTNNLPPILAYRLEPWRFREYKEAQQLPPPQPPARPVQVQPAQAAVENDKKTPVAALPEPSRPLTPQVTAPQTEQAPTPAAPAPAAPTSPPQAAPPVAPGAAPLDLGGAGEAPAAPEPKPAADRSRLRF; translated from the coding sequence ATGATCGTCAACTACAGCCGCTTCTTCATGCGTTACCTGTTGGCGCTGGGCGTGTTCTGGGTCGTCGCGTATCTCCTGCTCAGTCAGCAGCCTGCACTGGCCCTCGCAACCCTGATTCTTGGAGGTGTATTCGTCTACGCCTTCAAAGACTCCAAACAGCAAGTTCGGTACAACGCACACTTCGCTACGCCACAGGAGATCAGGCCGCTGACACGCAACGTACTGGAAGGAGATGGCGTCCTTCTCGGCTTCGCGTACAAGCAGCCCTTAGCCGTGCGTCCGGGCCTCGCAGGGAAGAAGGAAATAGGACACTTCCTGTGGATCGGACCGAGCAGAAGCGGCAAAGGTCTGAGCATTGCCAGCAATCTGTATCACTGGGAAGGATCGGCCATTGTCGTCGATATCAAAGGGGAGATCGCAGAGCAGACGGCAGGCTACAGAGAGGAGGTCCTGGGGCAACAAGTCTTCATCATCAACCCGTCGAGCGGAGAGAAGAGTCACCAATATGACCCCTTCTTAGAGCTGGAGACCGACGAGCAGATCTTCTCGGCGGCACTCGCGTTCATGAATCCAGATTCGGACGGAGATAACGCCATTTTCGCCCAGCGTGCCAGCTCGGCATTGGCCGCGATCATCAAGGCCGCAAAGGTGCAGGGATTCCCCGTTATTCCCACGCTGGACGCGATGCTGTACCACCCGCAAGGACTGCCCGGAGCCGCCATCACACTCCACAAGCTCGGGCATCCGCAAATCACGAAATGGCTCAACGCATTCCTGTCCAAAGACCCCGACAAGATGGATTGGGACGCCGCATCGGGAGACCGTTTTCTCAACAACTCCTGGCAGCGTCTCATCACGGCGGCCAGCTACCTGACCACCGAAGGTGTCATGCACATGACGGGCGGCAGTGACTTCGTGGCCGCTGACCTGATGCGCGAGAGGACAACCGTTTATCTCGTGTTCCGCGAGTCGGAATTGGCGCTCAACTTGCCGCTCTTTAACCTCGTGATTGACGCGATCTTCCGCAGCATCATGCGGCAGTACGACCTGGACAAGAACCTGAAGGGTCAGAAACTTCTGGCCGTGTTCGACGAGGCGTTTAGGGCCAGGCCCAACCTGCTTCCGGAGTACGCCGCAACCGTGGCCGGACGCGGCATTTACATGTGCGTGTACGTGCAGTCCATCGCGCAGATCACGGACATCTGGGGGAAGGAAGGGAAGACCTCCATCATGGAGAACATCCACACGAAGGTCTTTCTTCCCGCCGTAGACAGATCAGAGGTGGACAAAGAGGGCACCTCGTCGTTCGTCGCGGCGTCGTGTGGGAAGTACATGGTGGAAGACCGGGGCATCGCCAAAGGCGAACATCAGCACGAGTTGAACAGCAATGTTCGGTTGACGGAGAAAGAGCTGATCTCAGCCTCGGAGTTCGCCATGTTGGAAGTGGGGCAGAGCGTCGTGCTGACCAACAATCTGCCGCCGATCCTGGCGTACAGGTTGGAGCCGTGGCGCTTCCGTGAGTACAAGGAAGCTCAGCAGCTTCCACCACCGCAACCACCAGCGCGACCTGTTCAAGTACAGCCCGCTCAGGCCGCAGTAGAGAACGACAAGAAGACGCCCGTTGCGGCACTGCCTGAGCCATCACGACCGCTGACTCCCCAGGTCACGGCACCGCAGACGGAGCAGGCCCCTACGCCTGCTGCCCCCGCGCCTGCTGCTCCCACTTCACCTCCCCAAGCCGCACCGCCGGTTGCCCCTGGTGCTGCGCCCCTAGACCTCGGGGGAGCAGGGGAAGCTCCAGCGGCCCCAGAGCCGAAACCTGCCGCGGACCGGAGCCGACTGCGCTTCTAA